Genomic window (Escherichia fergusonii ATCC 35469):
AATAAAGAGGTTAAACATAGTGTGAAGAATACCGAATTCCGCAAAATCTAGAACGAAATCCCAAACAGTGTTTTGACGTTTGTATCTGTTGTAGCGGCCAGACACGCGGCATCTTCTCCACGCCATTGCGCAATTCGTTGCAGAATATGGGGCAAATACGCAGGTTCATTGCGCCGGGATGTTGGCTTCGGCGTGAGATCACGTGGGAGCAAATAGGGCGCATCGGTTTCGATAAGCAATTTCTCCGCCGGAATCAACGGTAACAGCTCGCGCAATTCCAGCCCACGTCGCTCATCACAGACCCAACCGGTAATACCAATATAAATCCCACGCGCCACGCACGCCTGCATCTCTTCGCGCGTTCCGGTAAAACAGTGCAACACTGCACCAGGTAGTTTCTCCAGCCACGGTTCCAGCAAGGTGATAAATCGCTCGTGGGCATCACGACAATGCATAAATACCGGCATGTTTAATTCAGCGGCAATGCGCAACTGGGCGACAAAGGCACGTTCCTGCTCTTCCGGTGTAGAAAAGTTACGGTTAAAGTCGAGGCCACACTCACCAATCGCCACCACTTCTGGCTGCGCGGCAAGCTCAATAATTGCTTCTTCGGTCGCAGCTTGCCACTGGCTGCTGTCGTGAGGATGCACACCCGCTGTTGACCAACAGTGCGGGTAATGACGTGCCAGCTTTTGCGCCTGCTGGCTTTCACGCAGGTTAGTGCCGGTGATGAGCAGCCCATTAACGCCCGCAGCAAAAGCGCGCGTTACGATATCATCACGATCTTTCGCAAATTGCGAGCTGGTCAAATTAACGCCAATATCAAACATCCTGCTCTCCATATGACAACCGCCCTGACGGGCGGTTGAATTTATTCAGTTTTTTCGCTTTCTGCTTCAGCATCATTTTCTTCTTCCCGGTTTCGGCCTTTACCAACATAAAAGCGTGAGAAGAAGACACCAATTTCAAACAAGCAGTACATCGGGATCGCCAACAGCGTTTGCGAGAAAACATCTGGCGGTGTCAGCAGCATCCCGACGACGAATGCGCCAACCAGCACATACGGACGTTTTCTACGCAAGTCTTCTGGTGTGGTGATTCCCATCCAGCACAGCAGCACAATCGCCACAGGCACTTCAAAGGAAACACCAAACGCCATAAACAACGCCATGACGAAACTCAGATAGCTGGCGATATCGGTAGATACCTGTACCCCTTCTGGCGCGGTATTGGCGAGGAAGCCAAATGCCAGCGGGAAGACAACGAAATAGGCAAATGCCATACCGATATAAAAAAGCAGAGAGCTTGAAATCAGCAACGGCACCACCAGGCGTCGTTCATGCTTATACAGCGCAGGGGCAATAAATGCCCATACCTGATAGAGAATCACTGGCGCAGACAAGATCAGCGACACCATAAAGGTCAGCTTGATCGGCGTAAAGAACGGTGAGGCCACGTCGGTGGCGATCATCGTTGAACCTTGCGGTAACTGCTTGATCAGTGGCGCAGACACCAGGTGATAGATGTCATTGGCGAAATAGACCAGACACAGGAATATCACGATTACCGCGATAATGCAGTTCAGCAGACGCTTACGCAGCTCAATCAGATGCGTGATAAGCGGTTGAGTATCTTCTACAGACATGTTTACGGTTTATCACTCGACGAAGGGGAAGGCGCAGCGGTTTTCAGTTCAGCGTCCGGCGCATCCGCAGCAGATTTTACCTCTGGTGCAGGCTTTGTCTCAGGCTTTTGTTCCGGTGAACTGGCCTGATGCTCTGCAGCAGCTGGCGTGACGCCCTCGTGGGCAGTTTCATTGCCTTTCACCACCGGATTATGGATGGTATGCGCTTCATCGCTCGCCTTTTCAGGATCGTTAACGCTATAAGAACGTTTCATCGATTCCGCAGCCTGACGCAGTTCATCCATAGACGCTTTCAGTTCTGGCGTCAGGTTAGTCAGACTCGCTTTTTCAACCTTTTTCAGGCTGTCCTGAAACTCCTGGAGTTTTAACTCCTGGGTCAGTTCGTTCTGCACCGTCGTTGCCAGTGAACGCAACGCGCGAACCCAGCCCGCTACCGTTTTTACTGCCACAGGCAAACGTTGCGGCCCCAGTACCACGAGGCCGATGATGAATACCAATAGCAGTTCGCTAAAACCGATATCAAACACGGATTACACCTGCTCTTTATCGTGGCGCTTTGCGTCTTCTGTTTTAGCCTGTTCCTGTTTGACATCAGCCTGCTTATCAGTAATAGATTTTGCAGTAAAATCAGCGTCCTGACTGGTTTTGTCCTGCTTTGGCTCATCATCGCTCATAGCTTTTTTAAAGCCTTTGATCGATGCACCAAGATCGGAACCGATGGAGCCGAGCTTTTTGGTGCCAAAAAGCAGTACAACGATGACGGCAATAATCAACAACTGCCAAATACTGATACCACCCATACATGTTCCTCTGTGGTAGATGATGAATTAATAAAGCCGCATTATACGTTACACGGCCCGCCTTGAGCGATGAAAAAATCAGCGTGTTTTGCGCCAACCGACAAACCATGCGACCAGACCAGCTGCCATTAACCAGCCGGGCATCAGGCCCCATTCAGGTCGGCTAACCAGCAAAAATGTGCCACTTAATACTAAAGTCGCGCCAATCCCTAATAAATAGCGAGATTGCCCCTGACGCACATGATTGGACTGTAACTCGCGCGCAATCTTATCAACACTGTGCTGCAAATACTTGCCCTGGCGCAAACTGTCGTAAACCAGTTCAGGCAGTTCTGGCATTTTTTCGACCCAGAACGGTGCTTTTTCCTTTAATGCTCTCACCAGCGCAGGAATACCGACCTGATCTTTAATCCACGACTCCAGGAAGGGCTTCGCCGTTTTCCATAAATCGAGCTGCGGATAAAGCTGGCGGCCTACCCCTTCGATATAGAGCAAGGTTTTCTGGAGTAACACCAATTGCGGCTGCACTTCCATATTGAAGCGACGCGCCGTATTAAACAGATTTAACAGCACATGTCCAAACGAAATTTCGGCCAGCGGTTTCTCAAAGATAGGTTCACAGACCGTACGAATGGCAAATTCGAACTCTTCAACATTGGTATCTGGCGGCACCCAGCCAGAATCGACGTGTAGCTCTGCCACTTTGCGATAGTCGCGATTAAAGAAGGCGATAAAGTTTTCTGCCAGATAGCGTTTATCTTCTTTGTTTAGCGAGCCGACAATCCCGCAATCAATGCCGATATATTTTGGGTTTTCCGGGTGTTCATAGCTTACGAAGATGTTGCCAGGATGCATATCGGCATGGAAAAAGCTGTCGCGAAAGACCTGAGTGAAGAACACCTGCACGCCGCGTTCCGCCAGCAATTTCATGTTGGTGCCGTTTTTCTCCAGCGCCGCGACATCAGAAACCGGAATGCCGTAAATACGCTCCATCACCATCATCCCTTCACTGCAATAGTCAGGGTAAACTTCCGGGATGTAGAGCATCGGGCTGTCTTCAAAATTGCGCCGAAGCTGAATGGCGTTGGCAGATTCCCGCAGCAAATTCAGTTCGTCGATCAACGTTTTTTCGTACTCGCGCACCACTTCGGTTGGGCGTAGACGACGACCATCCGGCAGCAAACGCGGTACCCAACGAGCCAGACGGTAGATAAGTTTCAGGTCTGCTTTAATGACCGGCAAAATATCCGGGCGGATGACTTTAATTACCACCTCTTTGCCATTCGATTTCAGCCGTGCAGTATGAACCTGGGCAATAGAAGCCGAAGCCAGCGGCTTAATATCAAAATCATCAAACCAGGCTTCCACCGGCAGGCCGCCCATTGCTGCTTCAATCTGTTGCTTCGCCAGTCTGCCATCAAATGGCGCAACTTTGTCCTGCAATAACGCCAGTTGATCGGCAATATGTGGCGGGAACAGGTCGCGGCGGGTAGATAACATCTGCCCGAACTTAATCCACACCGGCCCCAGTTCTTGTAGAGCCAGTCGTAGTCGCTCACCTAATGGTTTGTCTTTATGCCGATTCGGCATCCAGAATAATGAGTATCGCCATAGCCGTAACGGCAGGGTGATACGCATTTTAGGGATCAGTTCATCAAGTCCGTAGCTTAAAAAAGTGCGAATGATGAAATATAGGCGCCGTACTTCACCTGGCGTCATTTAACCTCCAGTTTTTCCAGCCGTTTGGTCAGGGAATCCACGGCACGTTCAACGGCTGCCGTTTCTTCCGCAAACCAGGCTACTTCAAGTGGACCTGGCGCCATACGCCACTCTTCGGTAATGGCTTCCGCCACGTAACGTTGCTGGCGTTTAATGCCGTGATGCAAGAACTTCGCGCCTCCACGCAAGGCTTTGCTGATACCTTCAGCGGCGATATCACCGGTATAAGGCGCTAGCAATTCTGCTGGGTCAAACTCGGCCAGATCTGCCAGTGCAACGAAGTTCTGCACCACCTGAATATCGCCCTGTACTTCCAGCTCACCGCTGCGAATTAACGCGGCAAGCTGCTGGCGATCGCGAAGTTTCGGCAACACGCTGGCGTAGGCGATAACGGTGCAGTCAGCATCTCCTGCCCATTCACCCAGCACATCGACCTGGCGTTCGCTGAACACCAGAATCAATGACGTCGAAAAGCCTTTTACCTCCACGCGCAAAACTTTACCCAGCAGACGCGAGCGGGCCGTTTTCAGCGCGGGTGAGCGATACAGGAAGGTGTTGAGCAGACTTTCAATTCCTGCCGTCACTAAAGGTTTAAAAGGCATTTCCGGTCTCCTGTCAGAACTTATAACCACGATGCAGCGCCACAACACCTGCCGTCAGGTTGTAATAGTCAACGCTTTCAAAGCCTGCGTCTTCCATCATTGCTTTCAGAGTATCCTGATCAGGATGCATACGGATGGATTCCGCCAGATAACGGTAGCTATCGGCGTCATTTGCGACCAGCGAACCGATACGCGGCAGGATATGGAATGAATATGCGTCGTAGGCTTTGCTTAACGGTTCAATAATCGGTTTGGAGAATTCAAGCACCAACAGGCGACCGCCTGGTTTCAGCACTCGATACATGGAACGCAGCGCTTTCTCTTTTTCGGTAACGTTACGCAGCCCAAAAGAAATAGTAATGCAATCAAAGGTGTTATCCGGGAATGGCAGCGCTTCGGCGTTTGCCTGCACATATTCCACATTCCCAATTACACCGATATTGCGCAGCTTTTCGCGGCCCATTTTGAGCATCGATTCGTTGATATCGGCAAGGACGACTTTACCGGTTTCGCCCACCATGCGGGAGAATTTAGCTGTCAGATCGCCCGTACCGCCCGCCAGGTCGAGGACAGTTTGTCCACGGCGTACGCCACTGCAATCAATCGTGAAGCGTTTCCACAAACGATGTATGCCAAAAGACATCAAATCATTCATGACATCGTATTTCGATGCCACGGAATGGAAAACATGGGCGACCATATCCGCTTTTTGTTCCTTCGCGACGGTCTGAAAACCAAAGTGCGTCGTTTCTTGTGACTTATCCACCATCTCAGTGCCTGCTCATCAAAAAATTGTTCCAGAAGTGTAACAGATTGGGCGTCATTGCCCTACATTTCCGCCCGGCCTCACTACCCCCAAAGAGCTAGTGCGACTGTTGATTATATTCTTCATCGCGTTGATAAACTTCATCATTCGGCTGCTCCGGAACTGATCGTAAACGGTACTCCTCATCCTGGTTTACCGCCTGATCAGTCAATTCAGGATTAATCTCGCGTTTAATTTCTACCCCTAAACCGCGAAACGCTTCTGCCTGCGCCAGCACATTTCCGCGACCTGAAGAGAGTTTTTTCATTGCCTGACGATAGTTGTCCTGTGCTTTGTCCAGACTTTGACCGATCGCGGACATATCATCGACAAACAAGCGCATTTTGTCGTACAACTTGCTGGCGCGATCGGCTATTTTCTGAGCGTTGCGGCTTTGATGCTCATAGCGCCAGAGGTTGGCGATAGTGCGCAGCGCCACCAGCAGCGTGGTCGGGCTAACCAGCATGATATTGTTTTTCAACGCTTCGGTGATCAGCTCCGGCTGGCGGTCAAGCGCCAGTAAAAAAGCGGGTTCAACAGGGATAAACATCAGCACGTAATCCAGGGTTCGCAGCCCCGGCAGTTGTTGATAATCTTTGCGCCCCAGTAAGCGGATATGGTTACGCACCGACGCGATATGCTCCTGTAGCGCGCTTTCACGTGCGTAGTCATCTTCAGCGTTGAAATAACGTTCATAGGCAACCAGCGTCATTTTGGCGTCGATCACCACATCTTTGCCCTGCGGCAACCGCACAATGACATCTGGTTGCATTCGCGAACGCGTGTCGGTTTCGATGCTCACCTGAGTCTGATATTCATACCCTTCACGCAGACCAGACGCCTCCAGTACGCGGGTTAGCACCACTTCGCCCCAGTTGCCCTGGGTTTTATTGTCGCCTTTCAGGGCGCGAGTGAGGTTAATGGCTTCCTGGGCCATTTGCGCATTAAGCTGCTGGAGATTGCGGATTTCATGCGCCAGCGTATGGCGTTCTTGTGCTTCTTTACCAAAGCTCTCCTGAACCTGACGGCGAAAACCGTCCAGTTGTTCACGTAGCGGCGACAACAGGCTGTTCAGACTCTGACGGTTTTGCTCATCAACCCGGCGATTGCTGTGCTCGAAAATACGGTTGGCGAGGTTTTCAAACTGCTCACTGAGGCGCTGTTCGCTGTTGATCATTTGGCGAATTTTATCGTCAGCATGTTGCTGCGCAGCTTCCATCCGCGTGGTGACTTCACGCAGATCCGCCTCCAGCGAGGTGTTAATGCTTTGCAGACTGCGCACTTCATTATTGAGTAACTCGCACTCAGCACGCCAATGTTCGCTTTGGGTAATTTGTTGTTTTGCCGCACTTAACTCCGCGACCATCTCTTCACGTTCAGCGAATTGCTCGGCTTTTTGCTGCGCATGCTGATAACTGGCAATCAGCCAGCCAATCGCCACGCTCACCAACGCAATAACTGCGTAAACCATGATTGAGATATCCACAACGCCTCCAGCCTCATTACTTACCCGCACAAAATAGAATTGTGCTGTACAAACGTCCAGTTTGAAAGAAGTTTCCTGCGAGGCGCTACGCAAAACGATCGTTAATTTTCATTATTTTATCCCACAATATGAGATGAAGTTTATATTGTGGGATATATCACCTTTTCCCCACTTCATTATGTGGAACACTTCAGCAATATCATCAGGAGAAACGTATGGCAGAAACCTCTTCAACCACCGCAGGCGCACAAACGTTATTACGCGGACTGGCGGTTCTTAATGCTGTTTATAACGGCTGCCATGACCTGAAAAGTATCGGCGAGTTCACCGGCACGACCCGGAGCACAACCCATCGTTTAGTCACCGTTCTGGTGGAACAACGCTACCTGCGCCATGTCCCAACGCAGGGCTACCAACTGGGTGCCAAACTGATCGAATTCGGTGCCAGAGCACTGGAAAGCACCTCGCTGTACGAAGTTGCCCAGCCCGTTTTGCAACGCCTTGCCCGTTACACCCTGGACACCGTGCATCTGGGGATCGTTGAAGGCGACGAAGTGCTGTATCTGGAGAAGATCAACAGCCAGCGCGGGCTGGAAATGCGCTCACGCCCAGGCCATCGCATGCCACTGGCAATCACCGGCATCGGCAAGGCATTGATCCTCAACCGAACAGAAGAAGAGTGGCGCACGCTGTTTAAGACCTGTGGTGATGAAACAAAACTGGGCACATTTATTCAGAACATGCGTCGTTATGCCGCCAGTGGTTTTGCTTTTGATCTGGAAGAGAACGAGCCGACTATCCGTTGCGTTGCAGCGCCGGTATACAACGCCCGGGATGAAATTGTGGCGGCTATTTCTGTCGCCAGTACCACTACGTATATGTCACTGGCGCGTCTGGAAGAACTGGCACCTTACGTCAAATCCTGTGCAGAAGAGATATCCGCTGAACTGGGCTGGGGTAAGCACGTCCACAAAAATAAATAAACCATGACTAAAGGAAACGGCTAATGTCGGGAAACACCTCATTTATTGCCCTGGACTGGGGAACGTCATCGCTTCGGGCATGGCGTTTTGGTGACTCACCAAATCCACAAGAAAAACGTGAATTCCCGTGGGGGATCATGAAATTACCCTCCCAGGCAGCAACACGTGAGGACGCTTTCCACGATACGTTTTTACGTGTCTGCGGCGACTGGCTGGCACAATCCCCATGCCCGGTTCTGGCTTGCGGCATGATCGGCAGTGCGCAAGGGTGGCAACCAGCAGCTTATTTACCTTGCCCGGTCACTCTTGAGGGTCTGGCAAAGCAGTTGACGCCTGTTATCCACCAGCAGCAGACAATGCTGCACATCATTCCTGGCGTGATTAAAGAAGGTGAAATGCCCGAAGTGATGCGTGGTGAAGAGACACAAATCTTCGGTGCTATCTCGATGGAACCGGCCCTGCACAACGCAATCCATCAGGGTATGCCTGTGCTGATTGGCTTACCTGGCACACATGCGAAATGGGCTGTAGTTGAAAACAACACCATTACCGATTTCCGAACCTTTATGACTGGCGAGTTATTTGATGTTTTATCCCGCCATTCGATTCTCGGTGCCACCATGCGTTCGGGAGATGAACCGCACTGGGATGCCTTCGCCCACGGGCTGACAGCAGCACAAGAGCATCATCAGACCGGATTATTATCGACGCTATTTTCGACCCGTTCGCGCCTGCTGACCAGTAATCTTACGCCGTCCTCACAGGGGGATTATCTTTCAGGATTACTGATAGGCCATGAATTATGCGGTCTGGCATCCAGTTTGCTACGTGATTTACCCGCCACAACACCGATCGCCTTAATCGGTAGCGCCACTCTGAACAGCCGCTATTCACAAGCATTCAGCCACGTTTTTCCCGACAGACAGCTACACGCCATTCCTAATGCCACTGAACAGGGGTTATGGCGAATCGCCCACGCTGCCGGGCTACTCTCCACCAACGCCAGGGAATGTACTCATGCCATTTAATACGCTTTTGCAAAAAACCGGGTTAGTCGCCATTTTACGCGGCGTGAAACCGGATGAGATTGTCGCCATCGGTGAAAAGCTGTATGCCGCTGGATTTCGCCTGATTGAGATTCCCATGAACTCGCCGGAGCCGTTGCAAAGTATCAGTTTACTGCGCGACGCCCTGCCTAAGGACTGCCTGGTCGGAGCCGGAACTGTGCTTTCGGTGGAGCAAGTCGTCGCGGTTAAAGAGGCTGGAGGCCAGATTATCGTGATGCCGCATTGCGATACTGCGGTGATCCGTCGTGCCCGTGCGCTGGGTATGTATTGTGCGCCTGGCGTCGCTACGCCCACCGAAGCTTTTGCTGCCATTGAACATGGCGCCAATGCCATCAAGCTGTTCCCGGCTGAACAAATTACGCCTGAAGTCACCAAAGCCTGGCGTGCGGTTATTCCACAATCCGTTCCGATGTTACCGGTTGGCGGTATCACTCCAGACACAATGGCGCGTTATCTGAGCCACGGCGCAAACGGCTTTGGCCTCGGTTCTGCGCTATATCGCCCCGGCATGACGCCAGAGCAAGTCTATGAAAATGCAGTACTGTTTATGAATGCATGGAACAATTTAAATAGCAACTAACTGATAAATAAGGATATAAAAGCAATGATAAAACATCTTACCTTACCGAAAAAAATGGCTGCAATGGTACTTCTTGCCGGCGCTGCCCTCAGCACTGCGCCTGTGCAGGCGGCCTCCTGGCCAACCAAACAGATCGAGTTAGTCGTCCCCTACGCGGCCGGAGGCGGTACGGACCTGGTTGCCCGAGCCTTTGCAGATGCCGCCAAAAACCATTTACCCGTCAGCATCGGGGTTATCAATAAACCTGGCGGTGGCGGCGCTATCGGCCTGAGTGAAATCGCCGCTGCCCGCCCTAACGGTTACAAAATTGGTTTAGGCACGGTTGAACTGACCACCCTTCCCAGCCTCGGAATGGTGCGTTTTAAAACCAGCGACTTTAAACCCATTGCCCGTCTGAACGCGGATCCGGCTGCTATCACCGTCCGTTCTGATGCGCCGTGGAATAGCTATGAAGAATTTATGACTTACGCCAAAGCGAATCCCGGAAAAGTACGCATTGGTAACTCAGGCACCGGAGCTATCTGGCATCTGGCGGCAGCTGCACTGGAAGACAAAACGGGCGCAAAGTTTTCCCATGTCCCGTATGACGGCGCAGCTCCTGCCATTACAGGTCTGTTAGGCGGGCATATTGAAGCGGTTTCCGTAAGCCCAGGTGAAGTTATCAACCATGTGAAAGGCGGCAAGCTGAAGACACTGGTAGTGATGGCTGATGAGCGTATGAAAACCATGCCTGACGTACCGACGTTAAAAGAGAAAGGCGTTGATCTCTCCATCGGCACCTGGCGCGGTCTGATCGTGTCGCAAAAAACGCCGCAGGATGTGGTTGATGTTCTGGCTAAGGCCGCAAAAGAGACGGCTGAAGAGCCTGCATTCCAGGATGCACTGCAAAAGTTGAATCTCAACTATGCATGGCTTGATGGTGCCAGCTTCCAGACCCAAATCAACGAACAGGAAAAGTACTTTGACGAGTTACTAACTCGGCTGGGCTTGAAAAAATAATCCCGAGGTACGGTCGATGAACACAAAACAGTCTGTTGCTCAACTCGCCGTACCGCACCGCAAGCGCCTTTCATCCACTGTGGTGGTGGCGCTGTTACTTTGTGTGGTTGCTGGCGCGGTGATAATTAATGCCGCTGATTTTCCAGCAACTGCCATTGAAACGGATCCCGGTGCAAGTGCCTTCCCTACTTTCTATGCCTGCGCTCTGATTGTGCTCGCTGTCTTACTGGTGATACGCGATCTTTTGCTGGCAAAACCAGTCCCTTGCGCCAACGCACAGGAAAAACCGGCATTCAGGAAAACGGCAACAGGAATTGCGGCAACCGCGTTTTATATCGTGGCAATGAGCTACTGCGGTTATCTCATTACTACTCCTGTTTTCCTCATCGTCATTATGGCATTGATGGGCTACAGGCGATGGGTACTCACACCGGGTATTGCGCTGCTGTTAACGGCAATCCTCTGGTTGCTGTTTGTCGAAGCGTTACAGGTGCCATTGCCTGTCGGCACATTTTTCGAATAACAGGGGCCTGCAATGTTTGAAAGTGAACTTTTAACTCAGGGGTTTTCGACATTACTCAGTAATCCTCAGGCGCTACTGTTTGCCACGTTTGGAGTGATGCTGGGTATTATGATTGGCGCTCTGCCTGGCCTGACAGCGACCATGGGTGTGGCGATTTTGCTGCCTTTCACCTACGGCATGGAGCCTGTTTCTGGCTTGTTGATGATTTGCGGTGTCTTTTTTGGTGGTGTGTATGGTGGTTCTATCACCGCAATTTTGCTCAAAATTCCCGGTACACCTGCCGCCGCTGCCACCGCCATTGACGGTTATGAGTTAACGAAGCAGGGAAAAGCCGGGCTGGCGTTAAGTGCCGCCACGTTCTCTTCTTTTAGCGGTGGAACGCTCAGCATTATCGTATTGATGTTTCTCTCTCCGGTCCTTGCCAGTTGGGCGTTGAAATTTAGTGCCTCGGAGTCCTTCGCCCTGGCAACCTTCGGACTAAGCATTATTGCCAGTATTTCCGGTGAGTCGCTGATTAAAGGGCTGATTGCCGGGGTTGGCGGATTACTGATCGCAACGATAGGCCTTGATCCAATGGGCGGTTTTCCACGCTTTACAGGTGGATTTGTGGAGCTGATGAATGTGCCATTTATCCCGGTGATGATTGGTTTATTTGCTGCTTCAGAAGCATTCCGCTCTATGGAGCAAAACCAGCAAATTCGTCAGGGGGCGAAGGTGGCTATCGGCAGTCTGTTACTGCCCTGGCAAACACTACGCCGCATCGCATTAACCATTTTGCGCTCATCAGGATTAGGGGTTTTTATCGGCATGATCCCCGGTGCGGGGGCAGATATTGCAGCTTTTGTTGCCTATAACGAAACTCGTCGTTTCAGTAAGACGCCTGAAAACTTTGGTAAGGGTGAGATTAAGGCGGTGGCCTCCTGTGAGGCAGGCGCGAATGGCTGCACCGGTGGCGCATTGTTACCTATGCTGACGCTGGGGATCCCAGGCGATGCGGTAACTGCCATCATGCTGGGCGCGTTAACGTTACAAGGGATGCAGCCAGGCCCACTGATGTTTACCGACCACGGCGATATGGTTTATACGCTGTTTGTCGGCATGATCTTTTGTTACTTCATGCTGCTAGTTCTTGGACTGCTCTCTTTGAAAGTCATCGGTAACGTGGTGAAGATCCCCGGCAATATTCTCACGCCGATGATCCTCGCGCTTTGTGTTGTTGGGACTTATGCGCTGAACAACAGCCTGTTTGATGTTGGCATTATGCTGATTGCAGGCGTGGTGGGCTATTTCATGCAAAAAGGGGGGTATCCGGCGTCACCCGTAGTGCTGGCATTGATTATGGGGCCAATGGCGGAAAGTAATTTTCGCCGTGCGCTGTCGCTTTCAGGGGGGTCACTCGACTTCCTGTATACCCGACCGATAACCCTGGCATTGCTGACTCTGGCAGCCTTTACGCTACTGACGCCAATAATCCGCAAAATTATGCGCTTACGGCGTCAGTAACTGATATCGCTCCCCGACGTTGGGGAGCGTTTTTTTATTTCAGCAGACGACGCGCCGCTTCCACCACGATTTTCACCGCATGGCTTTCGGTTTGTTTCATCGTCTCAGCATTCGGGATCTCTTGCTGGGTACGATTGACGATAACGCCCGCCACCATACCCGCACGCAGGCCCTGGCTTGCACACATGGTCAGCAGGGTTGCAGATTCCATTTCATAGTTCATTACGCCCATCGCCTGCCACTCTTCCATCGAACCTTTAAAGTGGCGCACAACACGACCAGAGTAAGTGTCGTAGCGTTCCTGGCCTGGGTAGAAGGTGTCGGAAGAAGCCGTCACGCCAACGTGAGTGGTTGCACCAATTGACTTCGCCGCTTCAACCAGCGCGGTCGTACATTCGAAATCAGCCACAGCCGGGAACTCCAGCGGAGCGAAGTGCAGGCTCGCGCCATCCAGACGAACAGACGCAGTGGTCACCAGCACATCGCCGACATTGATATGCGGCTGAATTGCGCCCGTAGTACCAATACGCAGGAAAGTACGGATACCCAGCTGTGCCAGCTCTTCAACAGCAATAGAAGTGGAAGGACCACCGATACCAGTAGAACAAACAATGACAGGTTTACCATCCAGCTCAGCACGCCAGGTGGTGAATTCGCGGTGAGATGCCAGCTTAACTGGCTTTTCCATCAGCGTTGCAATTTTTTCCACGCGATCCGGGTCGCCAGGAACGATAGCCAGCGTAGCCCCTTGTAAATCGTTTTTAGTGAGGCCGAGATGAAAAACATCAGACTTGGACATAAACAACTCCTCTGTGAATCGGTTTAGTCAGAAGAAGCAAAAAGACACTTTACCGAAGGGTTTAACATTTTTTCGTGACACTCATCACCTTGATGTAAATGCGTTGCATAAATTTACCCACCAAAAGTGATGTGAATCACATAAATCACTCTTCATTCTGCATGACTGCATAAAAGATGAGCCGATTCAGGCAATGTGATTTGTTGCATGCTGACTATAGTTAACATTGCGCAACATTTTTATAAGG
Coding sequences:
- the tatD gene encoding 3'-5' ssDNA/RNA exonuclease TatD, with amino-acid sequence MFDIGVNLTSSQFAKDRDDIVTRAFAAGVNGLLITGTNLRESQQAQKLARHYPHCWSTAGVHPHDSSQWQAATEEAIIELAAQPEVVAIGECGLDFNRNFSTPEEQERAFVAQLRIAAELNMPVFMHCRDAHERFITLLEPWLEKLPGAVLHCFTGTREEMQACVARGIYIGITGWVCDERRGLELRELLPLIPAEKLLIETDAPYLLPRDLTPKPTSRRNEPAYLPHILQRIAQWRGEDAACLAATTDTNVKTLFGISF
- the tatC gene encoding Sec-independent protein translocase subunit TatC — encoded protein: MSVEDTQPLITHLIELRKRLLNCIIAVIVIFLCLVYFANDIYHLVSAPLIKQLPQGSTMIATDVASPFFTPIKLTFMVSLILSAPVILYQVWAFIAPALYKHERRLVVPLLISSSLLFYIGMAFAYFVVFPLAFGFLANTAPEGVQVSTDIASYLSFVMALFMAFGVSFEVPVAIVLLCWMGITTPEDLRRKRPYVLVGAFVVGMLLTPPDVFSQTLLAIPMYCLFEIGVFFSRFYVGKGRNREEENDAEAESEKTE
- the tatB gene encoding Sec-independent protein translocase protein TatB; protein product: MFDIGFSELLLVFIIGLVVLGPQRLPVAVKTVAGWVRALRSLATTVQNELTQELKLQEFQDSLKKVEKASLTNLTPELKASMDELRQAAESMKRSYSVNDPEKASDEAHTIHNPVVKGNETAHEGVTPAAAEHQASSPEQKPETKPAPEVKSAADAPDAELKTAAPSPSSSDKP
- the tatA gene encoding Sec-independent protein translocase subunit TatA; amino-acid sequence: MGGISIWQLLIIAVIVVLLFGTKKLGSIGSDLGASIKGFKKAMSDDEPKQDKTSQDADFTAKSITDKQADVKQEQAKTEDAKRHDKEQV
- the ubiB gene encoding ubiquinone biosynthesis regulatory protein kinase UbiB encodes the protein MTPGEVRRLYFIIRTFLSYGLDELIPKMRITLPLRLWRYSLFWMPNRHKDKPLGERLRLALQELGPVWIKFGQMLSTRRDLFPPHIADQLALLQDKVAPFDGRLAKQQIEAAMGGLPVEAWFDDFDIKPLASASIAQVHTARLKSNGKEVVIKVIRPDILPVIKADLKLIYRLARWVPRLLPDGRRLRPTEVVREYEKTLIDELNLLRESANAIQLRRNFEDSPMLYIPEVYPDYCSEGMMVMERIYGIPVSDVAALEKNGTNMKLLAERGVQVFFTQVFRDSFFHADMHPGNIFVSYEHPENPKYIGIDCGIVGSLNKEDKRYLAENFIAFFNRDYRKVAELHVDSGWVPPDTNVEEFEFAIRTVCEPIFEKPLAEISFGHVLLNLFNTARRFNMEVQPQLVLLQKTLLYIEGVGRQLYPQLDLWKTAKPFLESWIKDQVGIPALVRALKEKAPFWVEKMPELPELVYDSLRQGKYLQHSVDKIARELQSNHVRQGQSRYLLGIGATLVLSGTFLLVSRPEWGLMPGWLMAAGLVAWFVGWRKTR
- the ubiJ gene encoding ubiquinone biosynthesis protein UbiJ, with translation MPFKPLVTAGIESLLNTFLYRSPALKTARSRLLGKVLRVEVKGFSTSLILVFSERQVDVLGEWAGDADCTVIAYASVLPKLRDRQQLAALIRSGELEVQGDIQVVQNFVALADLAEFDPAELLAPYTGDIAAEGISKALRGGAKFLHHGIKRQQRYVAEAITEEWRMAPGPLEVAWFAEETAAVERAVDSLTKRLEKLEVK
- the ubiE gene encoding bifunctional demethylmenaquinone methyltransferase/2-methoxy-6-polyprenyl-1,4-benzoquinol methylase UbiE gives rise to the protein MVDKSQETTHFGFQTVAKEQKADMVAHVFHSVASKYDVMNDLMSFGIHRLWKRFTIDCSGVRRGQTVLDLAGGTGDLTAKFSRMVGETGKVVLADINESMLKMGREKLRNIGVIGNVEYVQANAEALPFPDNTFDCITISFGLRNVTEKEKALRSMYRVLKPGGRLLVLEFSKPIIEPLSKAYDAYSFHILPRIGSLVANDADSYRYLAESIRMHPDQDTLKAMMEDAGFESVDYYNLTAGVVALHRGYKF